In Pseudomonadota bacterium, one DNA window encodes the following:
- a CDS encoding DUF4437 domain-containing protein has translation MRLVFVLLSLALTSCGALNDRASTVIHRSELTSQPLNPARGDASPAASVMWGDLKKNVPTGALIEFVDGFSSPPHIHNVTYRGLVISGRVHNAHPDADTQWMEPGSFWVQAAGENHITAAEPGDAAVIFLEIVKGPYLVKPPAESFQGFDVSKNVPADEIPWLDADSTSWLLPANPTATDRLPTMTVLWGSAIKGERFGSLLRLPIGYRGELRSDGRAMHGVLIRGKLVHSDQSSAPQSLDVGSYFAWGEAVSPTIACETTPHCLLYISASKPYLLTAKP, from the coding sequence ATGCGATTAGTGTTTGTGCTCTTGTCGCTCGCCTTGACCAGTTGTGGCGCGCTCAATGATCGCGCGTCCACGGTGATCCATCGATCCGAACTCACGAGCCAGCCCCTCAATCCGGCCCGTGGTGATGCCAGTCCCGCAGCGAGTGTGATGTGGGGCGATCTTAAGAAGAATGTTCCGACTGGGGCGCTCATTGAGTTTGTCGACGGTTTTTCGTCGCCACCACATATCCATAACGTCACCTATCGCGGGCTGGTGATTAGTGGTCGCGTGCACAACGCACACCCGGACGCCGACACGCAGTGGATGGAGCCCGGCTCCTTTTGGGTTCAGGCTGCCGGCGAGAATCACATCACGGCCGCTGAACCCGGCGATGCAGCCGTGATCTTTCTCGAAATTGTGAAAGGACCTTATCTGGTCAAACCACCGGCCGAGTCGTTCCAGGGCTTCGACGTATCCAAAAACGTGCCCGCCGACGAGATACCCTGGCTCGACGCCGACAGCACCTCCTGGCTGCTCCCTGCCAATCCAACGGCTACGGATCGATTGCCCACAATGACGGTTCTTTGGGGCTCAGCCATAAAAGGGGAACGCTTCGGATCACTTCTGCGACTCCCAATCGGCTATCGTGGTGAGTTGCGCAGCGACGGACGCGCGATGCACGGTGTACTCATCCGCGGCAAACTGGTTCATAGCGATCAATCGTCGGCCCCTCAGTCTCTTGATGTAGGCAGTTACTTCGCATGGGGTGAGGCAGTTTCTCCCACCATTGCCTGCGAAACAACGCCGCATTGTTTGCTTTACATCAGCGCATCCAAGCCCTATTTGCTAACCGCGAAACCGTGA
- a CDS encoding DUF885 domain-containing protein gives MTRRSLLKQSALIAAASTLSGCHSIHPEKTSVQALIATDEGANAILDKATDLLVTAYPETASSAGIDKDDYHTLKSRLTDRTMAGQTDIATRVRSLVDELNAIDVRRLSADVALDVDVVRTMFTTASEGFAFPFGDNAMLNYNWSYRPSPYVVAQNTGAFVEIPSFLDASHNIESRDDVDAYLARLSEYAGQLVGENGRVLREGANGYVLPDFLLEKTIAQLEGASQRPPDRWGFLKSFGAKAAKFDTHAEARAVDIARREIVPAISAQIKALSSFRNTATSDAGVWAKPDGDDYYAWALKAGTTTTMTPDEVHEMGREELASLQARMEPILQSIGYTKGSVGERMSALGKDPRYLFSDGDKGRAEIMAFIDDALSEIRALMPQAFETLVPGFLKVVRIDPEVEAGAPGAYGGAGSIDGTQPGHYWINLRTPALHNKFNLKDLSYHEAIPGHVWQAEYTFKQPLVRSLLAFNAYSEGWALYAQQIADELGVYDAFPVGRLGYLQSLAFRACRLVVDTGLHAKRWTRQEANEWFVTNNGSNPEEVRGEVDRYCAWPGQACGYKVGHSAINRLRDNAQRQMGQAFDYRKFNDAVVLGGAVPMSVLERVIDEYIETV, from the coding sequence ATGACCCGTCGTTCGCTGCTAAAACAGTCTGCGTTAATCGCTGCCGCGAGTACCCTGTCTGGGTGTCATTCCATCCACCCCGAGAAAACAAGTGTGCAGGCTTTAATTGCGACCGATGAGGGTGCCAATGCGATACTCGATAAGGCGACGGATTTATTGGTCACCGCCTATCCGGAAACCGCCAGTAGCGCGGGCATCGACAAAGACGACTATCACACCCTCAAATCACGGCTTACCGACCGCACAATGGCAGGCCAAACAGACATCGCCACGCGCGTTCGGTCGCTTGTAGACGAACTTAATGCCATTGACGTTCGCCGTCTCTCAGCCGACGTGGCGCTGGATGTGGACGTCGTGCGTACGATGTTTACCACCGCGTCCGAGGGTTTTGCGTTTCCGTTTGGCGACAATGCCATGCTCAATTACAACTGGTCTTATCGGCCAAGTCCTTATGTCGTGGCGCAAAACACCGGCGCCTTTGTCGAGATTCCCAGTTTTCTTGATGCCAGCCATAACATTGAATCTCGCGACGACGTCGACGCGTATTTGGCGCGCTTAAGCGAGTATGCCGGCCAGCTGGTTGGCGAGAACGGGCGCGTGTTACGCGAAGGAGCTAATGGCTACGTGTTACCCGATTTTCTGCTTGAGAAGACCATCGCTCAGTTGGAGGGCGCCAGCCAACGACCACCTGATCGCTGGGGTTTCTTAAAGAGCTTTGGCGCCAAGGCCGCAAAGTTCGACACTCACGCTGAAGCGCGCGCGGTGGACATTGCGCGACGTGAAATCGTGCCGGCGATCAGTGCTCAGATTAAGGCATTGTCATCGTTTAGGAACACGGCAACATCCGATGCGGGCGTTTGGGCTAAGCCCGATGGCGATGACTACTATGCCTGGGCATTGAAAGCGGGCACGACCACCACGATGACACCGGACGAAGTGCATGAAATGGGGCGCGAGGAGCTCGCCAGCCTTCAAGCTCGAATGGAGCCGATTCTCCAGAGTATTGGCTACACCAAAGGCTCGGTGGGTGAGCGGATGTCCGCACTCGGCAAAGACCCACGTTATTTGTTTTCGGATGGCGACAAAGGTCGAGCTGAAATAATGGCGTTTATCGATGATGCGCTATCTGAAATTCGCGCGCTGATGCCCCAGGCGTTCGAGACATTGGTGCCGGGCTTTTTAAAGGTGGTGCGAATCGATCCGGAGGTTGAGGCGGGCGCGCCCGGTGCCTACGGTGGCGCGGGCTCAATCGATGGCACGCAACCTGGACACTACTGGATCAACCTGCGAACACCGGCGCTACACAACAAATTTAACCTAAAAGACCTGTCCTATCATGAGGCGATTCCAGGTCACGTATGGCAAGCCGAATACACCTTTAAGCAACCGCTGGTTCGATCGCTGCTGGCGTTTAACGCCTACTCAGAAGGTTGGGCGCTGTATGCCCAGCAAATTGCTGATGAGCTCGGGGTCTACGATGCGTTTCCGGTCGGGCGACTAGGCTATTTGCAGTCGCTCGCGTTTCGCGCCTGTCGTCTTGTTGTGGATACCGGTCTTCACGCCAAGCGCTGGACGCGTCAAGAAGCCAACGAGTGGTTTGTGACCAACAACGGATCCAATCCAGAAGAAGTGCGTGGCGAAGTCGATCGTTACTGCGCCTGGCCCGGTCAGGCCTGCGGATACAAAGTCGGCCACTCGGCCATCAATCGATTGCGTGACAATGCCCAACGGCAAATGGGCCAAGCGTTTGACTATCGCAAGTTTAATGATGCGGTGGTGCTCGGTGGTGCGGTGCCGATGTCGGTGCTGGAGCGGGTGATTGACGAATACATTGAAACCGTCTGA
- a CDS encoding Lrp/AsnC family transcriptional regulator, with protein sequence MIQLDPTDQGLISLLRDDARTSVVRLAKHLGISRATVQSRMKRLEKKGVIAGYTVLLSDEIEKPAVRAFMSIQADSVSEASVVQRLRGVPQVAAVHHTTGRWDLIAEIRTDSLASFNQIIGMLRLIDGVVATESNLLLESYE encoded by the coding sequence ATGATTCAACTCGATCCTACTGACCAAGGCCTGATCTCTTTGCTTCGTGACGATGCGCGTACATCGGTGGTCAGGCTGGCTAAGCATCTGGGCATATCACGGGCGACCGTTCAAAGTCGTATGAAGCGGTTAGAAAAAAAGGGCGTGATCGCAGGCTATACCGTGTTGCTCAGTGACGAAATTGAGAAGCCGGCGGTACGGGCCTTCATGAGCATCCAAGCCGACAGTGTGAGTGAAGCGTCGGTCGTTCAGCGACTGCGCGGCGTGCCGCAGGTTGCCGCCGTACACCACACCACCGGCCGCTGGGATTTAATCGCTGAAATTCGAACCGACTCCCTCGCATCCTTTAACCAAATAATTGGCATGCTGCGTCTAATCGATGGCGTGGTGGCGACCGAATCGAATCTATTGCTTGAAAGCTACGAGTAG
- a CDS encoding ornithine cyclodeaminase, protein MTRFVDVPALCQLVETVGFEHVLTGIAEQMHNDFVRWESFDKSARVASHSEIGVIELMPVADQTRYAFKYVNGHPSNTALGVSTVMAFGALADVETGYPVLLSELTLTTAFRTAAASAIAAKALARDDARVLGMIGAGAQSEFQAVAFHQLLGIEELRVYDIDEAAMKKLASNLKRFPNLMVVQASSAATAVKGADIVTTCTADKTWATILTPDMIEPGMHINAVGGDCPGKTELHADVLRAAKIFVEFEPQTRVEGDIQQLDADHPVHDLWKVIAGQRVGRDSRDQITVFDSVGFALEDFSALTYVYNKAIELGLGDDIALIPELNDPKNLFERIMGMNGEVHTRSAA, encoded by the coding sequence ATGACCCGTTTTGTTGATGTGCCCGCCCTGTGCCAACTCGTTGAGACCGTCGGTTTCGAACACGTACTGACCGGCATCGCCGAGCAAATGCACAACGATTTTGTGCGATGGGAGTCGTTTGATAAAAGCGCGCGCGTGGCCAGTCACAGCGAAATTGGCGTGATCGAGCTAATGCCGGTTGCCGACCAGACGCGCTATGCCTTTAAGTATGTCAACGGTCATCCATCCAACACGGCGCTCGGGGTCTCCACGGTGATGGCCTTTGGTGCGCTGGCAGATGTGGAGACGGGCTATCCCGTGCTGTTATCGGAGCTCACCCTCACCACCGCATTTCGCACCGCCGCTGCGTCGGCCATTGCCGCCAAAGCACTGGCGCGCGACGATGCACGCGTGCTCGGCATGATCGGCGCTGGTGCCCAGAGCGAATTTCAGGCCGTGGCGTTTCATCAGCTACTCGGCATTGAAGAACTACGCGTCTACGATATCGATGAGGCTGCTATGAAGAAACTCGCCTCTAATCTCAAGCGCTTCCCAAACTTGATGGTGGTTCAGGCCAGCTCGGCCGCCACCGCGGTGAAAGGTGCCGATATCGTGACGACCTGCACGGCCGATAAAACCTGGGCAACTATACTCACGCCAGACATGATTGAACCCGGGATGCACATTAATGCGGTGGGTGGCGACTGTCCGGGTAAAACCGAACTGCACGCGGACGTGCTGCGCGCCGCTAAAATCTTTGTTGAGTTCGAACCGCAAACGCGCGTTGAAGGCGACATACAGCAGCTCGATGCCGATCATCCCGTACACGATCTTTGGAAAGTGATCGCAGGTCAGCGAGTCGGTCGCGACAGCCGCGATCAAATCACGGTGTTTGATTCCGTCGGGTTCGCACTCGAAGATTTCTCAGCGCTCACCTATGTGTACAACAAAGCCATTGAGCTGGGCTTGGGTGACGACATTGCATTGATTCCCGAGCTCAATGATCCCAAGAATTTATTTGAGCGCATTATGGGTATGAACGGCGAGGTGCATACGCGCTCTGCCGCCTAA
- a CDS encoding NAD-dependent succinate-semialdehyde dehydrogenase gives MDTYPELALYINGQWRTTREDLPVLNPATEDEIGRLPHAGITDLDDALEAAAAGFKRWSRTPPVERANVLFTAAQLMRERQEEIALAITAEHGKPLPQARLEVIRGCEFFEWDAGEATRTYGRVIPSAPGVRYIVHLQPIGTVAAFSPWNFPMSQPCRKVAGAIASGCSIILKAAEETPAGALHIARALHDAGLPPGVLNLVFGTPSQISEHLISKEQVRLVAFTGSTSVGRHLTTLASQYMTSVLMELGGHAPVIVCEDTDVEAAAISGALRKMRNAGQVCTSPTRFFVHEHIFDDYLDTFVERAAATVVGNGTDPGIDMGPLANERRPPALASLVEDAVAKGARLLTGGKPMAGKGYFFEPTVLANVPDNARVMQEEPFGPLAVVNPVASLDEGIAQANSVPYGLAAYGFTNRSDYADRLIEELEAGNVSINTLEASLPETPFGGVKHSGYGREGGTEGLHNYMIIKNVSHSTKVV, from the coding sequence ATGGACACGTATCCTGAATTAGCGCTTTATATTAATGGACAGTGGCGCACAACCCGCGAAGACCTGCCGGTATTGAATCCAGCGACAGAGGACGAGATTGGGCGATTGCCGCATGCGGGCATTACCGACCTGGACGATGCGCTCGAGGCGGCCGCCGCCGGCTTTAAACGTTGGAGTCGCACGCCGCCTGTCGAGCGCGCCAATGTGCTGTTCACGGCAGCCCAACTCATGCGTGAACGGCAAGAAGAGATCGCGCTGGCCATTACGGCCGAACATGGCAAACCACTCCCTCAGGCCCGACTTGAGGTGATACGAGGCTGTGAATTTTTCGAATGGGATGCGGGTGAAGCCACGCGCACCTATGGCCGAGTGATTCCCAGTGCTCCGGGCGTGCGTTACATCGTGCATCTACAGCCCATTGGCACCGTGGCGGCGTTTTCGCCGTGGAATTTTCCCATGAGCCAACCCTGCCGGAAAGTGGCTGGCGCCATTGCGTCAGGGTGTTCGATCATTTTGAAAGCCGCGGAAGAAACACCGGCCGGCGCCCTGCATATCGCCCGTGCGCTGCACGACGCAGGTCTCCCGCCGGGCGTACTTAATTTGGTCTTTGGCACACCATCACAGATCTCAGAACACCTGATATCCAAAGAGCAGGTGCGACTCGTGGCCTTTACCGGCTCGACCAGTGTCGGCCGTCATCTCACTACCCTCGCCTCGCAGTACATGACGTCGGTGCTCATGGAATTGGGCGGCCATGCACCGGTGATTGTTTGCGAAGACACCGATGTAGAAGCGGCAGCGATAAGCGGGGCACTACGCAAAATGCGAAACGCCGGGCAAGTGTGCACATCGCCCACCCGGTTTTTTGTGCATGAACACATCTTTGATGACTATCTTGATACGTTCGTTGAACGTGCAGCCGCTACCGTGGTAGGCAACGGCACAGACCCCGGAATCGACATGGGTCCGTTGGCCAACGAACGCCGCCCGCCGGCTCTGGCTTCACTCGTGGAGGACGCCGTCGCTAAGGGCGCGCGTCTGCTGACTGGCGGTAAACCAATGGCCGGCAAGGGCTACTTTTTCGAGCCCACCGTGTTGGCCAATGTGCCGGACAATGCGCGGGTCATGCAGGAAGAGCCGTTTGGTCCGCTTGCGGTGGTGAATCCCGTGGCAAGCCTCGACGAGGGTATTGCTCAAGCCAATTCAGTACCGTACGGACTGGCTGCCTATGGGTTCACGAATCGTTCGGACTATGCTGATCGGCTGATCGAAGAACTCGAAGCCGGCAACGTGTCCATCAATACACTCGAAGCGTCGCTACCCGAAACACCTTTTGGCGGTGTCAAACACAGTGGCTACGGGCGTGAAGGCGGCACCGAAGGGCTGCACAACTACATGATTATCAAAAACGTCTCGCATAGCACGAAAGTGGTATAG